In Shewanella sp. GD04112, the sequence ACATCTGCTTGGGCTTTACGTTGCTCAAGGGCGGCGATGATTTGCGGCGAACTCGGCGCATTGCCTAGGGCGACGGCGATATTGCGTAGCCAGCGCTGATGACCAATACGGCGAATGGCGCTGCCTTCGGTCTGTTTGAGAAACTCGGTTTCGCTCCACGCAAACAAGGTAAGCAGTTCAGGCTGCTTGAGTTTAGGCCGAATGTGGAAATCACTCTCCTTAGTCAGCGGTGCCTCGCGATTGACCGGGCACACCAACTGACAATCATCACAACCGTAAATGCGATTGCCCATCAAAGGGCGAAACTCCTCTGGAATGGCGCCCTGTAATTCGATTGTCAGATAAGAAATACAGCGGCGAGCATCCACGGTATAAGGCTCGACGATAGCGCCTGTTGGGCAGGAGGTGATACAGGCAACGCAGGTGTTGCAGTCTTCTTGGATTGGAATGTCTACGGGTAAGGGTAGGTTGATCAGTAATTCCCCGAGGAAGAACCAACTGCCCGCATCGTGATTAAGGATAAGTGAGTGCTTACCTGTCCAGCCTATGCCAGCTTTTTCGGCGAGTGGACGTTCCAGCACTGGGGCCGAATCGACAAAGGGTCTAAAGTCGGCAGCATCGAACCCGAGAGATACAAGCTCGCTACTAATTTGATCCCCCAGTTTTTTTAAGCGGGCACGGATGAGTTTGTGGTAATCCCTACCACCCGCGTAACGCGAGATGTAGCCCATATTCGGCGAAGCTAAGTTAGTGGCAAAACCCGCCTCTGGCGGTAGATAATCCATCCGTGCAGAAATCACTCGAACTGTGCCTGGGTGCAATTCGTGGGGGCGAGCGCGCATCATGCCATGGGTCGCCATGTAGCCCATTTCCCCGTGATATCCTTTATCCAGCCAAGCCTGTAATTTGAGTTCTTCCGCAGTTAAGTCGGTGTCGCAGATCCCTATTTGGGCAAAACCGAGCGCCTTTCCCCAGGCCTTGATTTGCAAAGCAAGGCGGCCAAGGGTGGCTGCGTCGGG encodes:
- the queG gene encoding tRNA epoxyqueuosine(34) reductase QueG, which gives rise to MSTTVTSRANIPDAATLGRLALQIKAWGKALGFAQIGICDTDLTAEELKLQAWLDKGYHGEMGYMATHGMMRARPHELHPGTVRVISARMDYLPPEAGFATNLASPNMGYISRYAGGRDYHKLIRARLKKLGDQISSELVSLGFDAADFRPFVDSAPVLERPLAEKAGIGWTGKHSLILNHDAGSWFFLGELLINLPLPVDIPIQEDCNTCVACITSCPTGAIVEPYTVDARRCISYLTIELQGAIPEEFRPLMGNRIYGCDDCQLVCPVNREAPLTKESDFHIRPKLKQPELLTLFAWSETEFLKQTEGSAIRRIGHQRWLRNIAVALGNAPSSPQIIAALEQRKAQADVDEMVKEHIDWALARQHAGGSQANNRKTERLVRVIQKGLPRDA